From one Catenulispora sp. GP43 genomic stretch:
- a CDS encoding DUF3761 domain-containing protein, with the protein MRSVPTTTAVAPPSHPVTTKAPAAAPTSTEAATCVDHATIDEGTARCGAGESHPSGAEALCHDGTYSYSTTAQGTCSRHKGVAVWYY; encoded by the coding sequence GTGCGCAGCGTCCCGACCACGACGGCGGTCGCGCCGCCCTCGCACCCCGTCACCACGAAAGCCCCGGCGGCGGCCCCCACATCCACGGAAGCCGCCACCTGTGTCGATCACGCGACCATCGACGAGGGCACGGCCCGCTGCGGCGCGGGCGAATCCCACCCGAGCGGTGCCGAAGCCCTTTGCCACGACGGTACATACAGCTACAGCACCACGGCGCAGGGCACGTGCTCGCGCCACAAGGGTGTAGCCGTCTGGTACTACTGA